The Microbacterium sp. SORGH_AS_0862 region CACGAGCGAGGTCGAGCACGTCATGGCTACACAGACCCTGCCGCTGAAGCCGTTCAAGACCATGGCCATCACGGTCGAGGGAACGCTGCGCCCGGGCGTCACCGCGAAGGACATCATCCTCGCCGTCATCGCGAAGATCGGAACCAATGGCGGGCAGGGCTACGTGCTCGAGTTCCGCGGCAGCGCCATCCGCGCCCTCTCGATGGAGGGGCGTATGACGATGTGCAACATGTCGATCGAGGCGGGCGCGCGCGCCGGCATGGTCGCCCCGGACGAGACCACGTTCGCGTATCTGAAGGGCCGTCCGCACGCCCCGAAGGGGCAGGACTGGGAGGATGCGGTCGCTTACTGGCGCACGCTCCCGAGCGACGAGGGCGCCGTCTACGACGCGGAGGTCTTCCTCGACGCGGACGAGCTCGAGCCCTTCGTGACCTGGGGCACGAACCCCGGTCAAGGGGTGTCGCTGAACGACGTCGTACCGACGCCGTCCGAGATCGCGGACCCGAACGAGCGCGTGGCCGCCGAACGCGCGCTGCAGTACATGGATCTCGTCCCCGGCACGAAGCTGAAGGACGTCCCCGTGGATGCGGTCTTCATGGGCTCGTGCACCAACAGTCGCATCGAGGACCTGCGCGCATTCGCGTCTATCGTCAAGGGCCGCAAGAAGGCCGAAGGCGTGCGGGTCATGGTCGTGCCCGGCTCCGCCCGCGTCCGGCTGGAAGCGGAAGCCGAGGGACTGCACCGCATCTTCGAGGAGTTCGGGGCGGAGTGGCGTTTCGCCGGATGCTCGATGTGCCTGGGCATGAACCCCGATCAGCTCGCTCCGGGCGAGCGGTGCGCATCCACGTCGAACCGCAACTTCGAGGGTCGGCAGGGCAAGGGCGGGCGTACGCACCTGGTGTCGCCGCTCGTCGCTGCGGCGACCGCGGTGCGCGGAACGCTGTCCAGTCCGGGGGATCTCGATCCCGTCGAAGAGCCGGCGATCGTCGGGGCGGGGGTCTGACATGGAGAAGTTCAGCGTTCACACCGGTGTCGCCGCCGCCCTCAAGCGTTCCGCCGTCGACACGGACCAGATCATCCCCGCGGTCTACCTGAAGCGGGTGACCAAGACGGGCTTCGAGGATGCGCTGTTCGCCAACTGGCGCCAGGATCCCGACTTCGTGCTGAACCAGCCGATCTTCGCTCAGAGCTCGATCCTCGTCGCCGGGCCCGACTTCGGCACCGGCTCGAGCCGTGAGCACGCGGTCTGGGCCCTGCGCGACTACGGATTCAAGGTCGTGCTGAGCCCCAAGTTCGCCGACATCTTCCGCGGCAACGCGGGCAAGCAGGGACTCGTGACGGGTGTCGTGACCGAGGCCGACATCGAAGCTCTCTGGGCGGCGATCGACGCGCAGCCCGGCATGGAGATGACGGTTGATCTGACGGCACGCGAGGTCGTCGCGGGCGAACTCCGAGTCCCGTTCGAGATCGACGATTACACTAGATGGCGGTTGCTGGAGGGTCTCGACGACATCGGGCTCACGCTCCGCAACGAAGACAAGATCGCCGCCTACGAAGCGCGACGCGAATCCTGGAAGCCGCGGACACTCCCGCCCCTTCCCGCACAGTGAGGCACCGCATATGACACTTCTCGGGCAGACCACCGAGTCCTCCAGCCCTCTCGCGGAGGAGGCGGAGATCCTCGAGATCCGCGGCGGACGACCTCTTCGGGGCACCGTTGAGGTCAAGGGTGCGAAGAACCTCGTGACCAAGGCGATGGTCGCTGCCCTGCTGGGTGAGAGCCCGAGCCTGCTGCGCGATGTGCCCATGATCAGCGACGTCGCCGTGGTGCGTTCGTTGCTCGAGGTGCACGGCGTGCGCGTGGCCGAGGGCGACGAGCCCGACTCGCTCGTGCTCGACCCGCGCGACGTCGAGAGCGCCCACATGGA contains the following coding sequences:
- the leuC gene encoding 3-isopropylmalate dehydratase large subunit, giving the protein MSNPDHSAASAPRTLAEKVWDNHLVVKGEDGQPDLIYIDLHLVHEVTSPQAFDGLRAEGRGLRRLDLTIATEDHNTPTLAIDKPIADPTSRLQIETLRRNAAEFGVRIHSLGDAEQGIVHVVGPQLGLTMPGITVVCGDSHTSTHGAFGAMAFGIGTSEVEHVMATQTLPLKPFKTMAITVEGTLRPGVTAKDIILAVIAKIGTNGGQGYVLEFRGSAIRALSMEGRMTMCNMSIEAGARAGMVAPDETTFAYLKGRPHAPKGQDWEDAVAYWRTLPSDEGAVYDAEVFLDADELEPFVTWGTNPGQGVSLNDVVPTPSEIADPNERVAAERALQYMDLVPGTKLKDVPVDAVFMGSCTNSRIEDLRAFASIVKGRKKAEGVRVMVVPGSARVRLEAEAEGLHRIFEEFGAEWRFAGCSMCLGMNPDQLAPGERCASTSNRNFEGRQGKGGRTHLVSPLVAAATAVRGTLSSPGDLDPVEEPAIVGAGV
- the leuD gene encoding 3-isopropylmalate dehydratase small subunit, which encodes MEKFSVHTGVAAALKRSAVDTDQIIPAVYLKRVTKTGFEDALFANWRQDPDFVLNQPIFAQSSILVAGPDFGTGSSREHAVWALRDYGFKVVLSPKFADIFRGNAGKQGLVTGVVTEADIEALWAAIDAQPGMEMTVDLTAREVVAGELRVPFEIDDYTRWRLLEGLDDIGLTLRNEDKIAAYEARRESWKPRTLPPLPAQ